Below is a genomic region from Candidatus Anaeroferrophillus wilburensis.
CGCCCTCAAGGGTTCTCAAAAAGGCTCGTTCGGCGGTCACCGCCAGGCTGGTGGGCTGATGATGGAGAAAATGGATCAGCTCATTGGTTTGCTGATCGTCGATGCGGGTTTCCAGCCCCAGGGCCCCCTGGGCGATGGCCGGCAGGCTCAGCTCGACGGGCAGGACCTGGGTGACCTGGCCGTCCAGCCCGAGGCGCTTGACGCCGGCATAGGCGAGCACAATGCCGTCATATTCATGGTTGGCCAGTTTTTTCAGCCGGGTATCAACATTGCCGCGCAAATCCTTCAGCTCCAGGCCGGGGAAGTAGTGGATGAGCTGTGACCGGCGCCTGAGACTGCTGGTGCCGATGACCGCACCGGCCGGCAGATCCCCGATTGCCAGTCCCTGATGTGAGAAAAATGCGTCCCGAGGGTCTTCCCGCTCGGGAGTCACGGCAATCCCCAGACCATCGGGAAGGACGGTGGGCACGTCTTTCATGCTGTGGACCGCCAGATCGATATCGCCGTTGAGCAGTGCATCCTCGATCTCCTTGACAAACAGTCCCTTGCCGCCGACCTTGGCCAGGGGTACGTCAAGAATCTTATCCCCTTTGGTTTTGATGAACGTAATGGAAACCTCGAGCTCAGGATAGGCCGCGGCGAGCTGCGCGTGAACCCATTCAGCCTGCCAGCGGGCCAGCGCACTGCCCCGCGATCCGATTGTCAGCTTTTTTTTCATGCGTATTATTCCTGTTCCAGGTCTTCAGACGCTTGGTTAAGGTTGTAAAGCTGCCGGATAATTTCCACCGGCAGCTGGTTGCCGTTTTCGGCCTGC
It encodes:
- the hemC gene encoding hydroxymethylbilane synthase, whose protein sequence is MKKKLTIGSRGSALARWQAEWVHAQLAAAYPELEVSITFIKTKGDKILDVPLAKVGGKGLFVKEIEDALLNGDIDLAVHSMKDVPTVLPDGLGIAVTPEREDPRDAFFSHQGLAIGDLPAGAVIGTSSLRRRSQLIHYFPGLELKDLRGNVDTRLKKLANHEYDGIVLAYAGVKRLGLDGQVTQVLPVELSLPAIAQGALGLETRIDDQQTNELIHFLHHQPTSLAVTAERAFLRTLEGGCQVPIAAHATVAADLVTLTGLVARVDGSTVIKESRSSADDPEALGITLGKSLLAQGAGEILQECYEQENN